AGGGgcggtgtgggggcagggcctggggcggtggctccgcgtggggggggggcggggccacgGTTCGGGCGCCAGTGGCCCTCCCACATTCGGGCACTTCCATTGCTCCTGCCTCAGCTGCAGCGGTGCCGGGGGCCAGAGCAGTATCACAGCTAGCTACAGtgtcctgggggcaggggggcagcagagAGAGTTTGAGGGTTTATTTGGACCTAGAGACCGTCAAGCATAACAATGCTGTGTCTTTCTGCACCTCCCTGTGCCAGAGGGCTCCAAGCATTTCCCAGACACGCATGAGTGACGCCTGATAACAGCCCTCTGGGCTAAGGGGGTTGGTTTTGCTATCCCCATGTAGGGGCACAGAGGCATGACCTGCCCACCAGGACGCAGTGAGGGCATGGCTACTCTACGGAGCCTTGGCTGCTACAGGCATGCCGGCAAAGCCCCCTAGATGGCAAAAAGAGTTCTTCACTCAGCCTCACCACCTCCAGAAGCACTCTTCTCTTGGTGTACGTGCGGCTACACCAGGGATTTTGTTGGCACCGCTACACCAGTTAGGGCGGGTGATTTTTGGTCAGGCTCCTAGCCAGCATCGCCATGTCGGCAAAATGTGTGGTGCAGCTCAAGCCTTGTTGATTAAGGGGTCAGGGAAAGAGGGCTTCTGGGAATGTAGCTGGTGTCGTTAGTGGTGCTGTTAAAAACCCCGTCTGCCGGCGTGGGCGACGTCTGGGCTAGAGGGCTTTGCCGGATGGTCTCCGTAGCGCAGACAGAGCATTAATCTGCGGCCGAGGTGGAAAgagaatccaggtcttctgaaTCCCAGGCGGGTGTGGCAGGCCCCATTTCAGGACAGCACTCGAGCATACACTTCGCTTTAAACGTGTGAGTAGGTCCGCTGGAGTCAAAACTCAAGCACGCATTGCAGTCCTTTGTGAATTTGAGCCTTAACCACTAGGCCAGCAGTTCCCGAACGGTGGTCCACAAACCACCTGTGTCCACAGAGCACTTAGTGTTAGGGCTGGGACATAGGCAGCTGGGCTTAGTGATTAACATCGGGTGGGGGGCTGGGTCCCCACAGCAGCCAGGGTTCAGAACCAAGAGGCCCGGTCAGGAACGGAGAGTCAGGCCGCAGGAGGAAACCAAGAGCGGGTAACACTAGGTGAGCAATCCAAAGCGGGGCAGAGCCCAAGTGTACAGGCAACTTCTTGTTTCGCCTTCTTGCTTAAGTAGGGGCAGTGGGCCAATCAGAAGCTCTGGTGTTCCACCAATTGGGGCCCAGGAGTAGAGCCTTCTAGCTGAGCTGGGCTTCAGGGATTCCCAGTTCTAGGTGAGGCCTCTAACTGGTTGGGTGAAGGCTTGGAGCCTGATGACCTTCCCAGGACTCCTATAGACCTGGGTTTGCCACCTGTGGGTCATGACACTTCGGGGCTGGTGATGGGGGTGCTTAGCTGCCTCCTTGTTCCCACCTGCTCAATTGCGTTCAAATAACAATggtcagactgggtcagaccactggtccagctagcccagtatcataTCTCTGAGagtggcccatgccagatgctagaaggaatgaacagaacagggcaattatcgagtgatccatccctggtcaTCCAATCCTAGCTTttggaggcttagggacacccagagcattgaGCAgatgatgttttcagggaactatccacaatgactccaagatctttcttgagtggtgacagctaatttagatcccatcatttcgTATGTGTAGTTGagatgatttttttccagtgtgcattattttgcatttattgacattgaatttcatctgtcattttgttgcctagtcacccagttttgtgcaatccctttgtaactcttcaggcagctttggacttaactatcttgagtaattttgtatcatatgaaaactttgccatctctctgttcacccctttttccagatcatttatgaatatgttgaaagtactggtctcagtacagactcctgggggacaccactattcacctctctccactgtgaaaactgaccatttcctACCCtatctttcctatcttttaaccagttactgatccattagaggatcttccctcttatcccatggctgcttactttgcttacgaGCCTTTGGTGATGGACATTGGCACAGGcgttctgaaagtccaagtacactatattcactggatcacccttgtccacatgcttgttgatatCCTCAGAGAATTCTGATAGATTGAGGCACAATTTCCCTTTGctaaagccatgttgattcttccccagtgtattgtgttcatctgtatgtctgataattctgttctttactctaGTGTCAAAtaatttgccaggtactgaagttaggtttactggacCGGAATTGCCGGGATAGCCTCTGGAGACTTTTGTAAAAATAGATGTTGCATTAGCTACCCTCCATCGTCTGGTACAGAGggtgatttaagtgataggttacaatgtgcagcagccgtcaaaaacactaacaaaatgttaggaactattaggaaagggatagataatatcaTATCTATCCCtccctttggggggagggatagctcagtggtttgagcattggcctgctaaacccagggttgtgagttcaatccttgagggtgccatttagggatctgggacaaaaatgggagattggtcctgctttgagcagggggttagactagatgacctcctgaggtcccttccaaccctgatattctatgataacaccattatataaatccatggtacgccccaaccttgaatactgcgtgcagttctggttgccccatctcaataaaagatattttgaattggaaaaagtacagagaagagcaacaaaaatgattaggggtctggcaCAGCTTccgcatgaggagagattaagaagactgggactgttcaatctgggaaagagacgactaagggggatatggtagaggtctatataatcatgactggtgcggagaacGTGAATAAggatttaccccttcacataacacaagacccgggggtcagccaatgaaattaataggcaggagatttaaaacaaaaaaggaagtatttcttcacacaccgCAGTCAATCTGTGGAAATCGTTGCCAGGGGACatagtgaaggccaaaaatataccTGGGTGCCAAAAATaattaggtaagttcctggaggataggaccatcaatggctgttagccaagatggtcagggaaccAACCCAcattctgggtgtccctaaacctccaactgccagaagctgggattggtcgacaggggatggatcactcaatagttgccctgttctgttcattcccggtgaagcatctggcatcagcctctgttggaagacaggatattgggctcgacggaccattggtctgatccagtctggccattcttacattcaaCAAGGGGGAGGACAAGAATGAATTGTCTtagattgcagcaagggagatttcagtTGGATTCGTAGGAACAATTTTCTAACTGTGCAGATCCAGAATCAGGCACAGGAGAAGCTGAGCAGAACTTCAGGGCAATGGATCTGGACCTAGTCACTTCTCTTGGgtgtctccttccttccttccctccctcccttggtCAGCTTCCTTCCAGCACAGAACTCCTGATGCCCTGGGCCCACATTGAACTGGATTTCTCTGGCCAAGGGTGTGCCCCCCAAGAGCCAAGGCTCCCGGTTCTGTTGAAGGTCCCAATGgtctcctgccccccgcccccaaccaaaggcataacaagacccagtggctggaagttaaaaccaCGCATGTTCCAGTTAGAAATAAGGCAAATTTCTAACAGTGAGGGTGGGTAACCACCGGAACAAGcacccaagggaagtgatggattctccagctCGAGATGTCTTCGGATCCAGAGCGGGTGCCTTCTGGGAGACATCCTTTAgccaaccacaagttattgggctcaatacaggaggaAGGAGGTGAAACTCTACAGATCAGActtgatgatctaatggtccattCGGACCTTAACATCTACAaacttcccttccccctttgtGTCTCACACgccttcccttttcttcccttcctgccaGCCCAGTTGCTCAAACCCCCAGCTTCCTCCCGGCAGCTGCGACAAAGCATTTAGGCATTGTGGGTACCAAAATCTGCATTGCGTCCAATGGGTCGGGAATGGCGTAAAATAAATCCCGCTGCATTTCACAATACGTAACCCAGGAGCGGGCGTGAGTTGCTGCACCATTGGTCAATTTGTCATTtacatatttcattaaaaaaccctCAGATTTTGGATATTTAAATGAAGCTGCTACAGGtgccagagccagctgcacagGAGCACCTCCCCAAATCCAGGGACCTTGTTGCTGAATTTCGGGCTAGCTTGTTCTCGAGCACGCAGAGACCTGGAGATAACGCAACACTCCCAAGCGTCCGGAGGGTGCGGCGGAGACAGAGATGAATTATTCTGGGCTGGCCTGTGAACCTGACGAAGTTAAAAAAGGGGGAATTTAGGTTAAATCTGCAGCTGGGCCAAGTTATCTGCTGGTGTAAAGGGGTGCAGCTCCATGGACTGCAGTAGCATTTCTTCACCTAGTTACACGAAGAaagaatcccccctccccccccgtcgcTCCCAACTGAGGGTCTATTGGCCGGTGGAGCAGTCTCCGAGGGGAAGTGGAGGGAGCCCCATCCCTCTGGGGCTAAGCCTGGACTGGACAAAGCCCTAGAGAACATGCTGGGGTGATTCTCTGCCTTCATCTGCACCCAGTGAGCTGCTTAGGCAACGGAAAGGGAGTGGAGACCTCCCATGACTCTCCTGCTCTGGCTGAGTCGCCGGCAGGTACAAACAGCCACAGCTGGCTCCTacacctcccaccccagagccatggGCATAGAGGGGGCATACTGAGGTGAGAGGAAGCGTGTTGCTGTGGGAAGAGCACCAGCAATCCCCACCTGGTGTATCATCTCCTGGGCACTAAACCATACCCAGCTAGCACGGGTTAAAGCAGATTCCAAGCTGCTCTGGCTTGTATCACGGGCGAGAATCAGGGAGCTGGGACCGTTTCTTTGATGCCGCCCCAAGTCTGCTGTGTTGTGCAGAAGCTAGGCCCAGCTGAGAGCCTGTCAACAATCCTACTGCAGGccttttgggggcgggggagcagaaTTGGACCTGAGAGGGCTTCCCCATCTCTGCCTGTGGTTCCTAGTAtcaggttttgttttggaaaggaaACGCTAGGTAACGTAACTTTGATGAGCCTGCACAGGTTGGTCAGTGTGGGGATCGAATCTGGGACCTCCAAGCTCATCATGAACTAAGAGACTTAGCCAAGCCTGCAGCAGGCTCCTCAATCTTAAACTGGCCTAGTCCCTGCTAGAGGGGGACAGAAAGCCACACCGCATAGGCATAGTTCACAGTAACTTCGGTACCACTCCTGCCATGGTAACTGGCTGTGATGGCTGATTCCCTGGCTGCTGTAGAACAATCTTGGGGCAGGGAGGCCTAGTCTTCTCCTGGGCCTAGGGCTGGAGTCCAGCCCTGTGAGGAACATTCGTCCCGTGTCACCCCCTTCAGCTAGAAGGGCTGCGGGGACCCCTCGCTGAATCCATCTTCTGTGTTTAATTGTTGAAGCAGATACAAAGCCGGCGAGTGCTCTGGACTCAGAGGAGAACAGGCTGTCCATGGAGGTGCAGGACTCTTTCTCATTTCTCGACAACCAGGACACCTGGCAGGACTGTAGCACAGAAGGCGACCAGCCAGAGAAGAGCTTGCTGGAAGAGACCACCTCCGATTTTGCTGGGGACATGCTGGATGGCTTCCAAGGAATGGATGACTTCATGGAGAGCAGGTTCATGAACGTAAGTTCCCGGTCGTGCTGAAATCTAGATTCTGGCTTTAGCACCAGCCGTGTATTAGAAACTGCAGCAGTGAGCTAGGATTTgtaggaagaggggaagggatggCTAGACAGACAGCTAGAGGGGTGTGTATGAGGATAGGGGGTGGACAGACAGAAAGCTAGAGGGGTGTGTAtgaggatagacagacagacagagaggggtGGGTGTGAGGATGGGCAGACAGGCAGATgtatggggaggaagggaggagagaggcatGGCTGGATGGATAGCTAGAGGGATGAGACTGGGGATGGATAAATAGAGGAATGTGCTGGAGAAGAAGGAAGACATGGCTGGATGGACAGCTAAAGGACTGtgtggggatggacagacagacagaggggtgaGTAGGAGGATGGATAGATTAgagagatggacagacagacactcCAGATGAAGGGGATAGATTGTATTATGCAGCTACTGCTTCCTGTAGGCACATTAATTACAGGTTACATACCTGGTACAAATTGGCCCATTGTCTCAGCCGCCCTGTAGGAACGCTGTCCCCTCATTACTAAATGCCATCTCTGTAGCACCCAAAGGGTGCTCGGGAAGGAGGCAAGACTCCTGCCCTGAAGACCCCCAGCTGCCCCTTCCCACTCTCAGGAAAGCCTGggaaaccagagaggcaaattcTGTCTGTGACAGGCCCAGTGGGGAAGTGAATGCAGAGTGGAGGGGCCCTGGCTGAGAACACCGTGCCAGCCGTGCCCACCCAGGGAAACGGGAGGCTGTTAAAACCTCCATCTGCCAAATCAAGGCCACGCTCGTGCCAGTGACAGCGCCTGCAGTCATGGTGTGACCAGCCTTCTGCGTGCTTTCAATCCCTAGCTGGAGTTCTCAGTGGAGCCGCCCCTGGAGTACCTCTCCATCGAGGAGTGCATGAACGAGGAGCAGTACTACATGGCCACCAGCTGCTCCGACACCGAGGAGCTCTCCAAGGAGACGGACTCCGAGGACGCGTTCCTGAGCGCCTACGATGACCTGAGCCCCTTAGCTGCCGACCTagagaagctgcagcagctcGGGGCGCAGCATGGGTGGGACGTGCCTCTCCCAGAGAGTGCGCTGGGTGGCGAAATGGCTCAAGAGATGCTGAGCAACCAGCCCCCAAGACCTTCTGAGGGGCCGTTACCTAGCAATACCAACGGCTCCTCTTCGTCCAAAGAAGGCAGCAGCACCAAGGTGCCTCTGCCAGATGGCCCTCATGCTTCAGAACTAGCCAGGCCACGTCGGAGCAAGGAGGCCGCCGAAGATCCCCACGGTGCCCTTCACCAGCCAGAGGGGCTcgaaggggagggggctgagggaacAGCcatggagcccagcccagccggccAGCGAGAAGAAGACAAAAAGGTGACAGGGGGCGATGGTCTGGAAGCAGGCCCTGGCCCACCCAGAACTGAGCCCACCACTGATGTAGCGCCAGTTGGGGAGGACCAGGGCACATGGGCTCTGGAGAGCGAAGGCCACGCCGCCCAAGCCAGCCATGCCGGAGATGAGCAGGTGCAGGCCCCGAGGCAACGGGAGACAGAGCTGGCTCCATGTGCTCAGGGCCAGGAGGCCAATGGAcgtgccccagaggaagtgagaGTGCAGGAGGGCCAAGAGGGCTCTGCTCCTCCCATGCCAGTGCCCAAACAGCCGGAGAATGGAAAGGCCCCACCTCAGCCTCTTGCAATGAAGATCACCCCTGCCCTCTCACCAGGATCGGGGCCcgagccccctgctgtccccatATGTGAGAGTGGCCCCATGTCCACTGCCCCCTTTCTAGAGACAGGCCTTGAGACCACTGCTGCCCCCCTGGATCAGAATGGTCCCCAGGCCTCCATCTCCTTGCTAGGGACAAGCCATGAAGCCTCCATCACCCCTGGGTATGAGAGTGGCCCTGAGGCTGCTCCCTTGCTTGAGACTAGCTCGGATCTTGCATCCAGGTCTGACGCTTCCCCATCGCTGGGGAGTGGCCCCACAAGCCTTCCCCTGGAATCTGGGCCCCTGAACCCCACAGACCTTCCCGCTCTCCCCGAGCCTGACATGCCAGCCGGGGTGCGCCCTGACGGGAGCGCCCCCATGAGAGTCACTTCCAGCACCGTCCGAGTCCAGCAGGTGAAGTCCGTCCCCATAGTGCCCCCCAAGCCCCAGTTTGCCAGGATGCCTCCTACCGTGAATATGCACCTAGGTGAAGCGTCCACGTGGCCCAAGCTCTCTGCTTCGGAGAAGAGCTCCGGTGGTGGGGAGACCGGCCTGGGCAAAGGGGGCTCTCTCCAGAGGCAGTCGCACCCTGTCAGCCTGGGTGGGTGCTGCCGAGTCGCAGAGGGCATGGAGTCGAACGAGGAGTCTCCCCCGCCCGGCGCTCTGGAGAAGTGCCCCAGCGGCACAGAGAGCCGTGAGCCCGCCGAGACCTCCCTCCAGAAGCAGAGGCGAACCAGCTGGCGTAACGGTGGCAGCATGTCTTTCGACACGGCGGTGGCCCTGGCCAAGGAGAGGCACTTGGCCCAAGCCCCGGTTCGGAGGATGCAGACCTATTGCGTGGGGGATGGTCGGGAGATGCACGGCACTCCCAAGATGGAGAAGCCCCCGCCGTTCCCCAGGCCTGCCCTAAAGCCTGTGGGCCAGCGCTCCCTGAGGCCGCTGAGCTGCACCAGCGTGCTACTGTCGCCAGATGCCCTGGCTCTGGGCAAGCACCCGCCACTGCCTGACACGGCCTGCGAACCGTGCCTGGCGCCTGGCCAGGAGCCACTGCCCTTCGCCCAGGAGCCCGCAGCAAGGAGCAGGTTGAGCATGCCCAGGCTCGGCCAGCGACCGTCGGACACGGAAGAGGCAGCAGGGCCTCTCCCGCAGCAGCGGCGGTCGCTGGGTTTTGAAATCAGGGACTGCGGGGCGTCGGAGGAGTTGTGAGGGAGTGGCGGGGACGGTTCCATGCTCATTGACTGGTGGGCTGCCAAATCTCAACCAACGTGGGTTACTGCCTTAACGCACCATCCTGCACCCGCTGCTCCGAGTCCAGCCCTGCTCCGGGTGGCTGGCACCGGACGACCGGGGCTGGGAGGGTTGGGTTGTGCAGCAGGAAGAAACATCGTGTGGTTCAGGGGAGAGGATCTGCTTTCCGAGACAGCCCCTCCAAACTGCGATGGGGCCTCAGCCAGAGCTAACGCTGTTCAGACACAATCATTGAGCCAGCCATTCCCTCTGCGTCTCCTCCAGAATAGTGATGTTCATCTTCAGCGCAGAAGAGAACAATGTCTGCTCCAATCAGCTAGATCCTCTTCCACCAGGGCTGAACCTGGCTCAGCTTGGcattgggtgggtggggaaagccACGAGGCTGGTGCTCCTGTGAATAATTCGAGGCTCGATTCTCCAAGGTGCTGAGAACTCACAAAACCCACTGGTCACTGGGAGCTACAGAGGGCCAGCACCTTTGAGCAAGGTCACCAGCTCTTATCTCCATCCCCGGGGGTGGGAACACCAGCCCTGGAGATATGGGGGtcatgacttttaaaacaagagCAGCAGAGGGTCTCTCCAGAGACGGCACTGGGCTGAAACCACAGCAATCTTGCTCCTAGCTCACCCACCCCTTTGCAGACATCTCATCTTTTGCTTTTAGGAAATAAACAGATCAAGAAGGCTGCAGGGACCAGCCTGGTAGGTCACAGAACCTTTCATTGCTAAACTTGCAGCCCGCCCAAGCGGGTTGTAACATAACGGCAACGGCTTCTGGTTGTTCCTGAAACAATGTAGGACAATCAGCTGTTTATAGCCAGCTCCTTGTAATTTCAGAGAAACCACTGGCCCTGCTCGGCCTTCTTATTTGTGGTCGCCAGGCtcaacagagaggccaaagaaTGAACCAGCCATCGGTGGCTGGACTCCTCTCTGATGCTCCCTCCAGGGCACGGTCAGCACATATGTAGGGGATCTTGCACCTCTGCAGCCCAGCCTGTCCCCCTTCTCTGGGCACATGGCAGGTTTCTGTGCAAGGACACTGCCTAAAGCCCTAGAAAATCTGCGGAATTAGCTGGTTGATGGGCTAGGTGGGACGTACAGTCCATGTCCACCTCTAACATCcatcctcctgctggctgtcatcTATGAAAGGGGCAGCCGAGTCCTTGGGTTTCCACTCACTTTTCTCCCTGCGTTGCTCCATTAGTAATCTTATTTCATTGGTCTCTCTGGGTTCTCCAGACCCTTGTTAATCTGAGACGGCAGCTGGTTTGGGTTTGACAATGATTCGTAGCTACTGTACCCTCATGGGATAATAAAGATAGTTTGGAAGAAATCTGCACGGTTGTGGTGGTGGCTTTTAAAACGAGATCctctggccctgtgctgctgagtCCTCGTGAATGGGCAATCCAGAGACCGCAGGTCTTGGGTTGAACGGGGCCATGTCGTGCCTTGCAGATACAATGAACAAAGGGCTCATTCCCTTTAAAGCGTGTGCAGACGACATGAGTTCAAAAAGCGAGGCCAGTGGCGCCGCCAGCTGGGCCTTCTGCAGGCGaagagctgggttcaaatcctgtctGATTTGAAAATGTGTGCATGTTgaggggggggcgggtgggggttgGACTCCCCATGCCCAACCCAGTAAGGGCTGGGGCCTTCATCCCCATTGGCTCGCCTCACCAAAACCACtcgggccccgatcctgcaaggcGCTCCACATGCCCAGCTCCCCGTGCTGAGCCCTGTTTGACTTAATGGAGCTCTGCATGGGCACGGGGGCCTCCCCACCTGGatccattgcaggatcagagccagtgCTTGGTCTCATTGGGCCAAAGTGCTCATGGGAGAGCCAGACTGGAGTAGCAAGGAGTGACGCAGGCCGGGCGTTAGGTGTTTCCCCTGAGCTGGTTGGACAGGAGCTAGGCTCCCCAAAGGTTCAGCAGAACTACGTGAAGCCCGGCACGGGAATAGGTGAggactgtggggcaggagtgaggtATTAAAAACGATGGGCCCGATTCTCATTTCCTTCCACCCAGGCCTGTTCCCCTTCCTCTGGCAGTGCGCAGGAGTCTTAAGGCGAAGGGAAAAGATTATTAGGTttagacaaaaaaaattcaaagcagCCCTGTCCTAGGCTCTAGTCACCCCTGCTATAATTgagaaaaacaaaaggagatCGTCCGCCAAGCACCCCGCCGCCCTCGCCTGATGCCTCTCCCACccacctctgcagcagctggtgtaaACAGATGTGTCCTGCAGCAGGCCCTGAAGGTCAACAGACCTGGGCTATTTCAGGCCGGTGGGGAAGGATGGTCTCTCTGGCAGCAAAGTCCCAGCCCCACTGAGGCCTTATCGACCAAGCTCAGCAGCTCAGATTCAGTCTGGACACCAATCAGTGCAGATCACATCGCACCAGTGACTTGCTGCCCCCAAACGGCACTGCTTAGGGGGctggctgctgcattctgcacctGCTTGACTCTCCAGATTGGCCCCAGGCGTGGCCCCGTGGAGAGCACACTGCATCAACGCAGGCTCGAGCTGGCCAAAATGTGGATTACGCTGCGTGGCCCCCGCACCTGGAAGAAACGGCTGCAATCTCCTGGTCAGGTGCAGAGGGGAAAAACCATTCCTGGGCCTCGCTGCTATCAGCTGgagatccactatgacccccaagattgtgaaccctgggtcccaggtGGTGGGCACAGGCCCCTGGTCAGAGTGGGAGATACTAGACTCACCTTCCCATCTAGTTGCTTTCACCATCCTACCTGCATCACCTCAGTCTGATCCAGATTGAGCTTCAGCCAGCTCGCTCTCATCTCCCTGAAACCCTGGGCTAGACAGCTAATAGCATTGGCTAGATCAGATACTGAGCATCATGAGCATCCTGAAGGCACTGCAGCCCATCCCTTCTTCC
The sequence above is a segment of the Chelonia mydas isolate rCheMyd1 chromosome 24, rCheMyd1.pri.v2, whole genome shotgun sequence genome. Coding sequences within it:
- the ARHGAP30 gene encoding rho GTPase-activating protein 30 isoform X2 — translated: MSLAMKARQKVKRKGAAKDRVFGCDLLEHLQHSGQEVPQVLRSCTEFVEQHGIVDGIYRLSGVSSNIQKLRQEFDSDRCPDLNKDVYLQDIHCVSSLCKAYFRELPNPLLTYQLYDKFADAVAIQMEEGRLVKIKEVLKELPSPHYRTLEFLMRHLVHMASYSSQTNMHARNLAIVWAPNLLRSKDIEASGFNGTAAFMEVRVQSIVVEFILTHVEQLFRDAPLCGSDRESLRKSLLLSGLGLPGVHPDCQTMSYNLPAMLNQGDGPPQIRPYHTIIELNDHKRKGSLKVKKWRSIFNLGRSSTDSKRKLAKAEEKDDKSVKMSLRPAKSMDSLSSMPDANDDNTRLGRKRSQKQAPQRRESFDSPSSREESFLESDEYPDGKFKSEEGQQTLESEGEASAKSEPTTPKAGRASLVGGAPQGRSPKTAQNRAEKCAGVHISVPFSVTVPFHITSNISLSRLTRGLECPALNYSPLDKEALERSSKELEAEERLGAKIPVAKEDHMADTKPASALDSEENRLSMEVQDSFSFLDNQDTWQDCSTEGDQPEKSLLEETTSDFAGDMLDGFQGMDDFMESRFMNLEFSVEPPLEYLSIEECMNEEQYYMATSCSDTEELSKETDSEDAFLSAYDDLSPLAADLEKLQQLGAQHGWDVPLPESALGGEMAQEMLSNQPPRPSEGPLPSNTNGSSSSKEGSSTKVPLPDGPHASELARPRRSKEAAEDPHGALHQPEGLEGEGAEGTAMEPSPAGQREEDKKVTGGDGLEAGPGPPRTEPTTDVAPVGEDQGTWALESEGHAAQASHAGDEQVQAPRQRETELAPCAQGQEANGRAPEEVRVQEGQEGSAPPMPVPKQPENGKAPPQPLAMKITPALSPGSGPEPPAVPICESGPMSTAPFLETGLETTAAPLDQNGPQASISLLGTSHEASITPGYESGPEAAPLLETSSDLASRSDASPSLGSGPTSLPLESGPLNPTDLPALPEPDMPAGVRPDGSAPMRVTSSTVRVQQVKSVPIVPPKPQFARMPPTVNMHLGEASTWPKLSASEKSSGGGETGLGKGGSLQRQSHPVSLGGCCRVAEGMESNEESPPPGALEKCPSGTESREPAETSLQKQRRTSWRNGGSMSFDTAVALAKERHLAQAPVRRMQTYCVGDGREMHGTPKMEKPPPFPRPALKPVGQRSLRPLSCTSVLLSPDALALGKHPPLPDTACEPCLAPGQEPLPFAQEPAARSRLSMPRLGQRPSDTEEAAGPLPQQRRSLGFEIRDCGASEEL
- the ARHGAP30 gene encoding rho GTPase-activating protein 30 isoform X4; its protein translation is MSLAMKARQKVKRKGAAKDRVFGCDLLEHLQHSGQEVPQVLRSCTEFVEQHGIVDGIYRLSGVSSNIQKLRQEFDSDRCPDLNKDVYLQDIHCVSSLCKAYFRELPNPLLTYQLYDKFADAVAIQMEEGRLVKIKEVLKELPSPHYRTLEFLMRHLVHMASYSSQTNMHARNLAIVWAPNLLRSKDIEASGFNGTAAFMEVRVQSIVVEFILTHVEQLFRDAPLCGSDRESLRKSLLLSGLGLPGVHPDCQTMSYNLPAMLNQGDGPPQIRPYHTIIELNDHKKGSLKVKKWRSIFNLGRSSTDSKRKLAKAEEKDDKSVKMSLRPAKSMDSLSSMPDANDDNTRLGRKRSQKQAPQRRESFDSPSSREESFLESDEYPDGKFKSEEGQQTLESEGEASAKSEPTTPKAGRASLVGGAPQGRSPKTAQNRAEKCAGVHISVPFSVTVPFHITSNISLSRLTRGLECPALNYSPLDKEALERSSKELEAEERLGAKIPVAKEDHMADTKPASALDSEENRLSMEVQDSFSFLDNQDTWQDCSTEGDQPEKSLLEETTSDFAGDMLDGFQGMDDFMESRFMNLEFSVEPPLEYLSIEECMNEEQYYMATSCSDTEELSKETDSEDAFLSAYDDLSPLAADLEKLQQLGAQHGWDVPLPESALGGEMAQEMLSNQPPRPSEGPLPSNTNGSSSSKEGSSTKVPLPDGPHASELARPRRSKEAAEDPHGALHQPEGLEGEGAEGTAMEPSPAGQREEDKKVTGGDGLEAGPGPPRTEPTTDVAPVGEDQGTWALESEGHAAQASHAGDEQVQAPRQRETELAPCAQGQEANGRAPEEVRVQEGQEGSAPPMPVPKQPENGKAPPQPLAMKITPALSPGSGPEPPAVPICESGPMSTAPFLETGLETTAAPLDQNGPQASISLLGTSHEASITPGYESGPEAAPLLETSSDLASRSDASPSLGSGPTSLPLESGPLNPTDLPALPEPDMPAGVRPDGSAPMRVTSSTVRVQQVKSVPIVPPKPQFARMPPTVNMHLGEASTWPKLSASEKSSGGGETGLGKGGSLQRQSHPVSLGGCCRVAEGMESNEESPPPGALEKCPSGTESREPAETSLQKQRRTSWRNGGSMSFDTAVALAKERHLAQAPVRRMQTYCVGDGREMHGTPKMEKPPPFPRPALKPVGQRSLRPLSCTSVLLSPDALALGKHPPLPDTACEPCLAPGQEPLPFAQEPAARSRLSMPRLGQRPSDTEEAAGPLPQQRRSLGFEIRDCGASEEL
- the ARHGAP30 gene encoding rho GTPase-activating protein 30 isoform X3, producing MSLAMKARQKVKRKGAAKDRVFGCDLLEHLQHSGQEVPQVLRSCTEFVEQHGIVDGIYRLSGVSSNIQKLRQEFDSDRCPDLNKDVYLQDIHCVSSLCKAYFRELPNPLLTYQLYDKFADAVAIQMEEGRLVKIKEVLKELPSPHYRTLEFLMRHLVHMASYSSQTNMHARNLAIVWAPNLLRSKDIEASGFNGTAAFMEVRVQSIVVEFILTHVEQLFRDAPLCGSDRESLRKSLLLSGLGLPGVHPDCQTMSYNLPAMLNQGDGPPQIRPYHTIIELNDHKRKGSLKVKKWRSIFNLGRSSTDSKRKLAKAEEKDDKSVKMSLRPAKSMDSLSSMPDANDDNTRLGRKRSQKQAPQRRESFDSPSSREESFLESDEYPDGKFKSEEGQQTLESEGEASAKSEPTTPKAGRASLVGGAPQGRSPKTAQNRAEKCAGVHISVPFSVTVPFHITSNISLSRLTRGLECPALNYSPLDKEALERSSKELEAEERLGAKIPVAKEDHMDTKPASALDSEENRLSMEVQDSFSFLDNQDTWQDCSTEGDQPEKSLLEETTSDFAGDMLDGFQGMDDFMESRFMNLEFSVEPPLEYLSIEECMNEEQYYMATSCSDTEELSKETDSEDAFLSAYDDLSPLAADLEKLQQLGAQHGWDVPLPESALGGEMAQEMLSNQPPRPSEGPLPSNTNGSSSSKEGSSTKVPLPDGPHASELARPRRSKEAAEDPHGALHQPEGLEGEGAEGTAMEPSPAGQREEDKKVTGGDGLEAGPGPPRTEPTTDVAPVGEDQGTWALESEGHAAQASHAGDEQVQAPRQRETELAPCAQGQEANGRAPEEVRVQEGQEGSAPPMPVPKQPENGKAPPQPLAMKITPALSPGSGPEPPAVPICESGPMSTAPFLETGLETTAAPLDQNGPQASISLLGTSHEASITPGYESGPEAAPLLETSSDLASRSDASPSLGSGPTSLPLESGPLNPTDLPALPEPDMPAGVRPDGSAPMRVTSSTVRVQQVKSVPIVPPKPQFARMPPTVNMHLGEASTWPKLSASEKSSGGGETGLGKGGSLQRQSHPVSLGGCCRVAEGMESNEESPPPGALEKCPSGTESREPAETSLQKQRRTSWRNGGSMSFDTAVALAKERHLAQAPVRRMQTYCVGDGREMHGTPKMEKPPPFPRPALKPVGQRSLRPLSCTSVLLSPDALALGKHPPLPDTACEPCLAPGQEPLPFAQEPAARSRLSMPRLGQRPSDTEEAAGPLPQQRRSLGFEIRDCGASEEL